The Aminipila terrae nucleotide sequence CTCCTCTGCCTATTAAGCTGGTTGCTGCCGTAGCCCTTAATTTATGAGGACTATATCCGCTTTTCTGAGTAGTTTTCAAAGCATATGCGGTGTATTTTTTCACCAGTTCGCGAATCTGCCGTTCCGTCATTCTCCGCCCTTGCAGGGAAAGGAATAAAGCCTCTCTGTTTTCCTCATCCAAGGTATCATCTGAAGGACGTTCCTGCTCCAGATATTCCCGTATAACCAGTTCACAGGACTTATTAATAGGCATAATGGATTCTTTTCCACGTTTTCGATAAATTTTATACTCTCCTCTGTCAAAATTAAAGGAGTCTACATTGAGCTGCTGCAGCTCTGAGAGTCTTAACCCATAAGTTATGAACAAAACTAATATAGCTTTGTCTCTTTTTTTAGTCTTTTTCCAGAACTCAAGCTGTTTTTTAGTCATGCCGACTCCTTCAGAAACTGTATTCAGCATCAGTCGCACTTCTTCGTCTGTAAGAGCCTTTATTTCCCGCTCTCCAGGTTTGGGTACCCGAATAGGGTCCAGTCCATCTGTAATATTCTTTGATAAAATTTCATCTCGAAACAAATATTTAAACAATACAGATATGGAAGATTTTTTTCTGGCCAGAGACCGGTTGTCGTTTTCATAAATATAAATACTGTTTTCTTTTTCTTTCTGATACCTTCTGGCAAAATCCAAAAAAGTATTAATATCTCGTGCCCTTATGGACTCAAAATTGCTGGAATTAAGCTCACTGACTTTTTCTGCTTTGAACATACAGGAGTCAATTAAATAATTGCAGAAGAACCTGATATCATTTAAATAAGCAAGCCTTGTCATGGGCAATACGCTACCCCTCAGATATGCAAAAAA carries:
- a CDS encoding tyrosine-type recombinase/integrase → MAEGKQIKIQNKTGKPENILKKEQDIYDQCKEIEQELPSFMNGFFAYLRGSVLPMTRLAYLNDIRFFCNYLIDSCMFKAEKVSELNSSNFESIRARDINTFLDFARRYQKEKENSIYIYENDNRSLARKKSSISVLFKYLFRDEILSKNITDGLDPIRVPKPGEREIKALTDEEVRLMLNTVSEGVGMTKKQLEFWKKTKKRDKAILVLFITYGLRLSELQQLNVDSFNFDRGEYKIYRKRGKESIMPINKSCELVIREYLEQERPSDDTLDEENREALFLSLQGRRMTERQIRELVKKYTAYALKTTQKSGYSPHKLRATAATSLIGRGEDIYDVQVLLDHENVTTTQLYAKHKENVKRDLVNNMEWELERKGEK